From the Kitasatospora atroaurantiaca genome, the window CGGCAGCGCGGCGAGGACGGCGATGGTCGTCCGAGGAGCGGCCAGCTCGCCCGCGATCTCCTCGGTCAGGGCGCGCTCGGCCCGCAGCGCCTCGGCCAGTTGGTCCAGCCCGGCAGCCAGCCCGGTGCCGCTCCCGGCGGTGACCTCCCAGCAGGCGGCGACGGCTGCGGCGCCACGGCCGCCGGGGAGTTCGGCGACGGACCGCAGAGCCGCGGGGATGTCCCCGCCGTACCGGCCGGCCGCCAGCCGGGCGGTCGGCTCGGCCCCGAGACCACTCCAGAGGACGGTGGTCCGGGCGGTCAGGGTGTACAGGGCCTGCGCAGGGGTGGCGCCGCTGCGCAGCTCTGCCGCCAGCCCTGCGCAGAGTTCGATCACTGCGGAGGCCCTACGCCGGGCCTCGACCGCCAGCCGACGGCGGTCCCGCCACCGCCGCGCCGGCACCACGCCCGTTGCCACCACGATCAGCGGCACCGGCGACCGACTGGCCTGGGCGAGGGCCAACCCGAGGGGCAGGAGCAGCAGTTCTGGTACCAGCCAGAACGGCCGTGCCGCCCGGAGCCCCGCGAGCCAAATGCGCAGCCGGGTACCGGCCCCTCGGCCGGCGGACTCGGCGAAGAGCGCTCGGGTACGCCGGTCCGCCCGCGATCTCCGCCCGCGCCTCCGCCAGAGTCCCGCCATGGCCCCACTGAGGCCGACCGCCAACGCCAACGGCATCTGATGCCACGTCACCGCTGTCCCCTCTCGCCTTCACAACGCCTTCAGTAGCCATCGCGGCCGGTTCGGTTCGGCTCATGGCAGGCCCTTCGTCGCCGACTGCAGAAGCCGCCAGGCCGCCGCGGCCACCCCGCAGA encodes:
- a CDS encoding type II secretion system F family protein, yielding MTWHQMPLALAVGLSGAMAGLWRRRGRRSRADRRTRALFAESAGRGAGTRLRIWLAGLRAARPFWLVPELLLLPLGLALAQASRSPVPLIVVATGVVPARRWRDRRRLAVEARRRASAVIELCAGLAAELRSGATPAQALYTLTARTTVLWSGLGAEPTARLAAGRYGGDIPAALRSVAELPGGRGAAAVAACWEVTAGSGTGLAAGLDQLAEALRAERALTEEIAGELAAPRTTIAVLAALPLIGLLLGAALGAEPVHVLLHTPAGLVCLLVGALLEAAGLVWTARIVRAAEDVPDERPLSATGGGCGLSRLRVGRVEPAW